A single window of Canis lupus familiaris isolate Mischka breed German Shepherd chromosome 7, alternate assembly UU_Cfam_GSD_1.0, whole genome shotgun sequence DNA harbors:
- the LOC607207 gene encoding myosin regulatory light polypeptide 9 isoform X1, translated as MDLTATMSSKRAKTKTTKKRPQRATSNVFAMFDQSQIQEFKEAFNMIDQNRDGFIDKEDLHDMLASLGKNPTDEYLDAMMNEAPGPINFTMFLTMFGEKLNGTDPEDVIRNAFACFDEEATGTIQEDYLRELLTTMGDRFTDEEVDELYREAPIDKKGNFNYIEFTRILKHGAKDKDD; from the exons GATTTAACCGCCACCATGTCAAGCAAAAGGGCAAAGACCAAGACCACCAAGAAGCGCCCCCAGCGCGCAACATCCAATGTATTTGCCATGTTTGACCAGTCACAGATTCAGGAGTTCAAAGAGGCCTTCAACATGATTGATCAGAACAGAGATGGTTTCATTGACAAGGAAGATTTGCATGATATGCTTGCCTCCCTAG ggaaaaatccAACTGATGAGTATCTGGATGCCATGATGAATGAGGCTCCTGGGCCCATAAATTTTACCATGTTTCTCACGATGTTTGGTGAAAAGTTAAATGGCACAGATCCGGAAGATGTCATCAGAAATGCTTTTGCTTGCTTTGATGAAGAAGCAACTG GCACCATCCAGGAAGATTACCTGAGAGAGCTGCTGACAACCATGGGAGACcggtttacagatgaggaggtgGATGAGCTGTACAGGGAAGCACCTATCGACAAGAAGGGGAATTTCAATTACATTGAGTTCACGCGCATCCTTAAACACGGAGCAAAAGACAAAGATGACTGA
- the LOC607207 gene encoding myosin regulatory light polypeptide 9 isoform X2 produces the protein MSSKRAKTKTTKKRPQRATSNVFAMFDQSQIQEFKEAFNMIDQNRDGFIDKEDLHDMLASLGKNPTDEYLDAMMNEAPGPINFTMFLTMFGEKLNGTDPEDVIRNAFACFDEEATGTIQEDYLRELLTTMGDRFTDEEVDELYREAPIDKKGNFNYIEFTRILKHGAKDKDD, from the exons ATGTCAAGCAAAAGGGCAAAGACCAAGACCACCAAGAAGCGCCCCCAGCGCGCAACATCCAATGTATTTGCCATGTTTGACCAGTCACAGATTCAGGAGTTCAAAGAGGCCTTCAACATGATTGATCAGAACAGAGATGGTTTCATTGACAAGGAAGATTTGCATGATATGCTTGCCTCCCTAG ggaaaaatccAACTGATGAGTATCTGGATGCCATGATGAATGAGGCTCCTGGGCCCATAAATTTTACCATGTTTCTCACGATGTTTGGTGAAAAGTTAAATGGCACAGATCCGGAAGATGTCATCAGAAATGCTTTTGCTTGCTTTGATGAAGAAGCAACTG GCACCATCCAGGAAGATTACCTGAGAGAGCTGCTGACAACCATGGGAGACcggtttacagatgaggaggtgGATGAGCTGTACAGGGAAGCACCTATCGACAAGAAGGGGAATTTCAATTACATTGAGTTCACGCGCATCCTTAAACACGGAGCAAAAGACAAAGATGACTGA
- the MYL12B gene encoding myosin regulatory light chain 12B codes for MSSKKAKTKTTKKRPQRATSNVFAMFDQSQIQEFKEAFNMIDQNRDGFIDKEDLHDMLASLGKNPTDAYLEAMMNEAPGPINFTMFLTMFGEKLNGTDPEDVIRNAFACFDEEATGTIQEDYLRELLTTMGDRFTDEEVDELYREAPIDKKGNFNYIEFTRILKHGAKDKDD; via the exons ATGTCGAGCAAAAAGGCAAAGACCAAGACCACCAAGAAGCGCCCCCAGCGCGCAACATCCAATGTATTTGCTATGTTTGACCAGTCACAGATTCAGGAGTTCAAAGAGGCCTTCAACATGATTGATCAGAACAGAGATGGTTTCATTGATAAGGAAGATTTGCATGATATGCTTGCTTCTCTAG GGAAGAATCCAACCGATGCATACCTTGAGGCCATGATGAATGAGGCTCCAGGGCCCATTAATTTCACCATGTTCCTCACGATGTTTGGTGAGAAGTTAAACGGCACAGATCCGGAAGATGTCATCAGAAATGCTTTTGCTTGCTTTGATGAAGAAGCAACTG GCACCATCCAGGAAGATTACCTGAGAGAGCTGCTGACAACCATGGGAGACcggtttacagatgaggaggtgGATGAGCTGTACAGGGAAGCACCTATCGATAAGAAGGGGAATTTCAATTACATTGAGTTCACGCGCATCCTTAAACACGGAGCAAAAGACAAAGATGATTGA